GGCCCGGCCAGGCGAAGATCGTCTCGACCAGCACGGTGCCGGCGATCATTCCGGTGAGCATCATGCCGGCGATGGTGAGCCCGGCGGTCAGCATGTTCGGCAGCGCGTGGCGCAGGTAGATCAGCCGGGCCGGCAGCCGCTTGGCCCGCGCGGTGCGCACGTAGTCCTGCCCCAGCACGGCCAGCCCCTCGACCCTGATCACCCGGGCCAGCGCCGCCGCCGGGGCGACCGCGAGCGCGGCGACCGGCAGCAGGTACGCGGCGGCGCCCGCGTTGCCGGCCACCGGCAGCACCGGCCAGGTCACCGCGAACGCGAACACCAGGCCCACCGCGAGCAGGAACTCCGGCACCGCCACCAGCACACCGGTGGCACCGGTGAAGGCCAGCTCGGCGCCGCGCCGCCGCCCGCCCCGGGTCAGCACCGCCATCGCCACCCCGAGCGGCACCGCGACCAGCAGGATCACCACGAACGCGGCGCCGGCCAGGGCGAGGGTGTCCGGCAGCCGCTGGCCGATCACGTCGGCCACCGGCAGCCCGGTCGCCGACGACACGCCCAGGTCACCGCGGAAGAGGCCGCTGACGTACGCCCAGAACTGCTCGTACAGGGGGCGGTCCAGGCCGAGCTGGGCGCGCCGGGCCGCGACCAGGTCTGC
This genomic stretch from Phytohabitans rumicis harbors:
- a CDS encoding ABC transporter permease — its product is MVAGWRDNPWTRFVARRAVRLLVSLAVLVSSAFALIHLIPGDPVRAALGVTAPADLVAARRAQLGLDRPLYEQFWAYVSGLFRGDLGVSSATGLPVADVIGQRLPDTLALAGAAFVVILLVAVPLGVAMAVLTRGGRRRGAELAFTGATGVLVAVPEFLLAVGLVFAFAVTWPVLPVAGNAGAAAYLLPVAALAVAPAAALARVIRVEGLAVLGQDYVRTARAKRLPARLIYLRHALPNMLTAGLTIAGMMLTGMIAGTVLVETIFAWPGLGTAFVDAITQKDYSLAQGIVLVYGAAVLLVNFLVDLVLSKADPRSTIREG